acgaCAATTCAAAAGCATGAATAACAATACCTGACTCGCCGATGTATCATGTTAGAGGGGCTTTTTCCTGCTTTTCTTGTTCTTATGACACCTACCCCTACAAGGGTTGACTGGGGAGTGggacggaggctcatatctttagggattgcccctccgcctgcagggtctggctcctgttttctccgttcctccacaggtttgccgttcctgtgcgggcgactGCCCAGGCGATCTTATATggtccggccaggggaataacatctcccaccctcaggtgctggtggcgtgtcgtctgcgcagtgaaacaggccctgtgggagggacggaacatctgtctaagcaggagctggagccGATTGTCGtcgcgttttttttttttatgcacatGTTTTAGTTATGTTTGAATTTTATcactttaagattttaaaatttttaagtgattttagcaatggattttattttatttttaatcataagtattaaaaaaatgaaatgtttttattttgaaaatgtaaaatacgtttaaaccaataaaacagtatgttCTTGTTCTTCCGATTGACTCTTTTCAAAGTTTGttaatttttatgtatttttcaacaATTAatctgttttgatttgcttttgttgttgaaGTTTACGTTTTTGAGCTCCACTGTGATGTTTTTCCATAGATTGCTTATTTAACATATTGAAAGTCAGTGGGAAGGCACACACTTCAGATCAACAATGCATGTTGACTACTACGGAAAAGCATAAACGAcaacaaatacacatacacaaacaaaaacaaataaattctGTCACATTCACGTTTTTTCCATTGTCAATCGTGCTCTCTGGGGGCCCCTGGTGGCCGGGCCTTGGTCTGCaggtaaatgttttttctgttgGTACTTGTAGGGCAAGTTGGGGTTTTATTCGTTGTCAATTGTGTAGATTAACCTGGTTTATATTAGctaaatttgatttaaaataacgtGTAAATCTCTATTGGTAGGGCAAGCCAAGATTGTTGCTAATTTACATTGGCTAACAATTCCGACCTATACCCAAGGTAAATGGTTTCCTTGGATATCTTCAGAgttcatttgattatttttactttttgatTTGCGACAAACagtgttttacttattttaatacgtcttttaatttttttaaaagtTCTGGGATTCAATACTGTAAATTCAGAATTGACCGGAGACTGGATGTATTTCTGCCCCGAGCCCACTCCTGTAGAATAGTGAATTTAATCTTTTTTCAATTGTTGTGACCTGTTTATCCTTAACTCGCTCCCTGGGACAGCCCTTAAGACGGACACCACAGCCCTGGTATTTAAGCACATTCCTATAGGAATCCGAAAAGCAttggttattttaaataacaaaatgtgacAAACTAATATAGCTATATAGGCCTACAGCTCACATGATAATCCTGTAATTTCAACAAATATCTGTTTATTTAGGGTTTTCGCTCTAGGTTCATCCAACATCTATTGGTTGCATTTTGCGGATTAAATTGATGTTTAATccatatgggctcaaattagcgccatgaGTATcgcattcaaaacaaaaaaatattgtaaacaaaacaaaaaaacgagaaataattgatgttgagatcaaaaataaaaaaatcgaaatgtataaattgtaaaccaatttttttttatcaacagCAAAAAAGAGagcaaaactcgcctgcagtccctgtctttgcttgcgatgctgtgatctttgcttttgCGCCAGTTTATTTGCTTTCGAATTATTTTTtcgttacgagttttgtctgtttttgccgtgagggcgggatttacagggaggcgcggatcctgggtctccattggtccagcaggtgtgagtgacggttcttcctgacccaatcagtgagcaggtgggctcaGGGTctgcaggcgagttttgctctcgatttaacatgttttgctttcaagtcattgtttttttttttttttttgctttcgatacatttttttgttttcaattctatacattttgctttcgatctttttatttttgatctcaacatccattttgttttgtttttgttttgcatgcgGTAAATCCAGGCTCTCTACCAGGTTCGAGCACAGCAGGGTGCGGTGGTCTCTCTGCGGGAAGGATCCCCGACGCGTCTGCGCAGTCCAGCCTCCTGTTTAATACTACCTGCGACGAGCATCTCTTCCAGAGGTGacgattttattttaaataaaagtccAATTAGTCCCATTTGTGGATTTGActccatttgacccatcatacTTCTCCCACCTGAAATCATGCCTTTTCAACAAACACGCAGTGTGACCAAGCAAGAATGTGCCGTCCTGTGTGGCTGGCAAAAAGCAATGGCTCCTCTGATTTGGGATCTAATCTAACATACTTAATTTATGTCTTTAAATCTAGAATGACTGAAGCATTGGTTTcggtttcatttttaatgtcgtttatttatttattcattttgggAAGGGGGGGTGTCTGTGTGACGTAACTcgcctaaaataaatacatgttaatatattcGAATCCATAATAACAAAAACGTCAAACAAATGATGAACGGTTTGTGACGTTAGTGGGAGGAAAACTGAGCTGTCTCACACTGCGAAGCCAAGTTGAATATTTCTTATAGCCTGAGGAAATAAGATAACATGCCTGGAGGTGGAACAACCTCCTGTCCAGCAGACGATTAGTTTCGGTTCAGAGAGGATGGAGCTGTACTGCTGTGTAACGGTGACCGTCCTGGTCGGTTGGATCTCGGTTGTTGTTGATGGTAAGACTAGTTACGATCGAAAAGAATAGCATACCTCAAAATAacgaatatattttaaataaataaatgcttgaaTTAAATGATCGGAATAAATTAATGGTTGAGATTAAGatagtgagagagtgtgtggcaGGGGGAGTGAAGGGGAATCCAAAGTCTGCATATAATAAATCTGTCAGTAAgtatgcatacataaataaatatgcagttCAGTTTTTGCgctatttaaatgattttggtAGGAATGTAAGCGATGGAAGCTCTAGATGAAATGAACAGGAAgacaaaagagaaagagaaagaaaaacagtagtgtgtgtgtgtgtgtggggggggtgtctGTAACCTCACAGATCTAGAGAGTACGTGCTCTTCTGCTTCTTCAGAGTGGACGAAGGAGGAACTGCACAGGTGCACCCAGTATCTATCCGAGTCCGTGCAGCCCCTGTATGAAGCCGCCAAGCCCCTCCACAAGGTCCTGCTGGAGCTCCGCAACACCTGCCAGCAGATTCGCCCGCTCCTGTACCAGATTGGCCAGCTCCTCTACCAGACTGGCCCGCTCCTCTATCGACGTCTCAAGCAGTCAGCCAAGGGGGTGTCCGACATAGTGGACAGCGGTGTGGGGAGCCGGGCAGGAGCACTGGACTGGAGAGCGCTGGACTGGAGAGCGGTGCCCCAGGCAGTCGTGCACCTCCTGGAGGCTCTTCTCCTGCTGGGCGACTCGTTGACCTGCGTCCTCCGGGTGGCATTCTTCCTCAGCCTGGCCGCCACCCACCTTCTCAGGGCTGGGGTGTGCCTGGTGGGGGACTCCCTGCGTTTCATCCAGAAGGGGGCACTGCATCTTTGCAGCGCAGAGTGGCGGAAAGAGAGGGGTCGGGAAGGGGATAGGTTTAGAAAGAAGGGGGATTGGAAGAGCTCCAATATGTCAGATCCATTCACAAAAAGCACCCTGGTAAACAGCCCTTTGAAAAGACAGTCTCAAGCAGTTGAGCAAAATTCCTAGTTTCTAAAAACTGTAACTCTCTTTCCAGTGTATTTATCTACAGCAGGGGGTCACCCTTgtatcaccaatttataaacacctggaagtatttcattctGATCAATGAAGGAGATGGTAAATTCAGTCCTT
This Amia ocellicauda isolate fAmiCal2 chromosome 15, fAmiCal2.hap1, whole genome shotgun sequence DNA region includes the following protein-coding sequences:
- the LOC136771834 gene encoding uncharacterized protein LOC136771834, with the protein product MELYCCVTVTVLVGWISVVVDEWTKEELHRCTQYLSESVQPLYEAAKPLHKVLLELRNTCQQIRPLLYQIGQLLYQTGPLLYRRLKQSAKGVSDIVDSGVGSRAGALDWRALDWRAVPQAVVHLLEALLLLGDSLTCVLRVAFFLSLAATHLLRAGVCLVGDSLRFIQKGALHLCSAEWRKERGREGDRFRKKGDWKSSNMSDPFTKSTLVNSPLKRQSQAVEQNS